A section of the Amblyomma americanum isolate KBUSLIRL-KWMA chromosome 2, ASM5285725v1, whole genome shotgun sequence genome encodes:
- the LOC144120687 gene encoding E3 ubiquitin-protein ligase RNF34-like has protein sequence MGAPAFMREFRELMNLHSDGGLFGSSHSRLGNCDSCLAKFGLLKRRHACDQCGTDFCASCVRGRRCPRCRALAGGRPALLALRARDLRALLHARGLAPPLGAREKAELVDLLLLGTAAGPEPGTARTGRPEWPDYEDWAERPGQAERPDWQEQPECRDLPEQPHRPPPAYVPPPQPQWGGPFPATEDPFPAADAPFSPAETPSEHAPEQPEPEPTSSSSSSSNGTGDGCTDAPPAAVPIELALEHFESVEELGQLSVLQMKLMLTRNFVDYRGCCEKAELHEKLSWLWNQKRKHRDDALGEEDLCKICMEGCVDCVILDCGHMCTCTGCGKQLSECPICRQYVVRVVHVFKA, from the exons ATGGGGGCGCCAGCCTTCATGAGGGAGTTCCGCGAGCTGATGAACCTGCACAGTGACGGCGGCCTGTTCGGCAGCAGCCACTCTCGCTTGGGGAACTGCGACAGCTGCCTGGCGAAATTCGGGCTGCTGAAGAGGAGGCACGCGTGTGACCAGTGCGGCACGGACTTTTGTGCGTCTTGCGTGCGCGGACGCCGCTGCCCGCGTTGCCGGGCGCTGGCCGGCGGCAGACCCGCGCTCCTCGCTCTGCGAGCGAGAGATCTGCGCGCCCTGCTGCACGCCAGGGGCCTGGCGCCGCCGCTGGGCGCCCGCGAGAAGGCTGAGCTCGTCGACCTGCTGCTGCTTGGGACTGCTGCCGGCCCG GAGCCTGGGACTGCAAGGACGGGGCGACCAGAATGGCCAGATTACGAGGACTGGGCAGAGCGGCCAGGGCAGGCTGAGCGACCGGACTGGCAGGAGCAACCGGAATGTCGAGATTTGCCAGAGCAACCGCACAGGCCACCACCGGCCTATGTTCCGCCACCCCAACCACAATGGGGTGGCCCATTTCCTGCAACAGAGGATCCTTTCCCTGCTGCAGATGCACCCTTCTCTCCAGCAGAGACGCCCTCTGAG CATGCACCGGAACAGCCAGAACCCGAacccacaagcagcagcagcagcagcagcaacggcacaGGCGACGGCTGCACGGACGCACCGCCAGCAGCTGTGCCAATTGAGTTGGCGCTTGAGCACTTCGAAAGTGTGGAGGAGCTGGGCCAGCTATCTGTTTTGCAAATGAAGCTCATGCTAACCCGCAACTTCGTCGACTACCGCGGCTGCTGCGAGAAGGCAGAGCTGCATGAGAAGCTAAGCTGGCTCTGGAATCAGAAACGCAAGCACCGAG ATGATGCGCTTGGCGAGGAGGACCTGTGCAAAATTTGTATGGAGGGCTGTGTGGACTGTGTGATCCTGGACTGTGGCCACATGTGCACCTGCACAGGCTGTGGCAAGCAGCTCAGCGAGTGTCCCATCTGCCGGCAGTATGTGGTGCGCGTAGTGCACGTGTTTAAGGCGTGA